Proteins encoded in a region of the Acidobacteriota bacterium genome:
- the pgi gene encoding glucose-6-phosphate isomerase (functions in sugar metabolism in glycolysis and the Embden-Meyerhof pathways (EMP) and in gluconeogenesis; catalyzes reversible isomerization of glucose-6-phosphate to fructose-6-phosphate; member of PGI family), whose product MRSEGSRSPAGGERLVVEPPGVVVDLEAFPCPEPDRDPLAGPIERAFSAMDALEAGAVANPDEGRRVGHYWLRDPDRAPSPEIASAIRRTREEVERFGREVRRGAIRPPEGGRFRRIVHIGIGGSALGPQLVADALPGAPGAPEIEFLDNTDPDGFARLAARLEGHWAEVLAVVVSKSGGTPETRNGLEEIAARLSEAGCSPPGHLVAVTGEGSPLARRARDEGWLGVFPMWEWVGGRTSVTSAVGLLPMALTGRDIDGFLRGAREMDERTRRHDPVGNPAARLARAWYEAGEGRGRRDMVVIPYRDRLVLLARYLQQLVMESLGKRHDLDGREVRQGLTVYGNKGSTDQHAYVQQLRDGLDNYFATLIGVIGDEAPGAREVEPGVDAGDYLLGFLLGTRRALLEDGRRVLAIVLPSLDARRLGGLIALYERAVGLYASLVRVNAYNQPGVEAGKKAAAGILDLQRRLLETLSAERGAARSAAEWASRVGMPEMAFEAGWVLERLAATGRGGVAREGPFGVPEARYLAR is encoded by the coding sequence ATGCGATCCGAGGGAAGCCGCAGCCCCGCCGGGGGAGAGCGTCTCGTCGTCGAGCCTCCGGGCGTCGTCGTCGATCTGGAGGCGTTCCCTTGCCCGGAGCCGGACCGCGATCCGCTCGCCGGGCCGATCGAGCGCGCCTTTTCGGCGATGGATGCCCTCGAGGCGGGGGCCGTCGCCAATCCGGACGAGGGACGTCGCGTCGGCCACTACTGGCTTCGCGACCCGGACCGGGCCCCTTCCCCGGAGATCGCCTCGGCCATCCGGCGAACGCGTGAAGAGGTCGAGCGCTTCGGGAGGGAGGTGCGCCGGGGCGCGATCCGGCCGCCGGAAGGAGGCCGATTCCGCCGGATCGTCCACATCGGGATCGGCGGTTCGGCGCTCGGGCCTCAGCTGGTGGCGGATGCTCTCCCGGGGGCACCCGGGGCGCCCGAGATCGAATTCCTCGACAACACCGACCCGGACGGCTTCGCGCGGCTCGCCGCTCGCCTGGAGGGGCACTGGGCCGAAGTGCTGGCGGTCGTCGTCTCCAAGTCCGGGGGCACGCCGGAGACCCGGAACGGCCTGGAGGAGATCGCGGCCAGGCTCTCGGAGGCGGGATGCTCGCCGCCGGGGCACCTCGTCGCGGTGACGGGCGAGGGGAGCCCCCTGGCGCGGCGGGCCCGCGACGAGGGCTGGCTCGGCGTCTTCCCCATGTGGGAGTGGGTGGGGGGGCGGACCTCCGTGACCTCCGCGGTCGGCCTGCTGCCGATGGCGCTCACGGGGCGCGACATCGACGGCTTCCTCCGCGGCGCGCGGGAGATGGACGAGCGGACCCGGCGCCACGATCCGGTCGGAAACCCCGCGGCCCGGCTGGCCCGTGCCTGGTACGAGGCCGGCGAAGGCCGCGGCCGCCGCGACATGGTCGTGATTCCCTACCGCGATCGACTCGTCCTCCTCGCCCGCTACCTCCAGCAGCTGGTCATGGAGTCGCTGGGCAAGCGCCACGACCTCGACGGCCGCGAGGTGCGCCAGGGCTTGACCGTCTACGGGAACAAGGGGTCGACCGATCAGCACGCCTACGTCCAGCAGCTCCGCGACGGCCTGGACAACTACTTTGCGACGCTGATCGGCGTGATCGGCGACGAAGCGCCGGGAGCCCGGGAGGTCGAGCCCGGCGTCGACGCCGGCGACTACCTGCTGGGCTTCCTCCTGGGCACCCGCCGGGCCCTTCTCGAAGACGGGCGGCGGGTCTTGGCGATCGTCCTCCCGAGCCTCGACGCGCGGCGCCTCGGAGGACTCATTGCCCTCTACGAGCGGGCGGTGGGCCTGTACGCGTCGCTGGTGCGCGTGAACGCCTACAACCAGCCGGGCGTCGAGGCGGGCAAGAAGGCCGCCGCGGGGATTCTCGACCTCCAGCGGCGGCTGCTCGAGACCCTCTCCGCGGAGCGTGGGGCGGCGCGGAGTGCGGCGGAGTGGGCCTCGCGGGTGGGAATGCCGGAGATGGCCTTCGAGGCGGGCTGGGTGCTCGAGCGCCTCGCCGCCACCGGCCGGGGGGGCGTGGCGCGCGAGGGCCCGTTCGGGGTTCCGGAGGCGCGCTACCTCGCCCGATGA